The following proteins come from a genomic window of Lytechinus pictus isolate F3 Inbred chromosome 1, Lp3.0, whole genome shotgun sequence:
- the LOC129277599 gene encoding putative deoxyribonuclease TATDN2, whose amino-acid sequence MDELELHAESTFEVEMDTRPPSTPPEAIPPEAAWQAEIDARMGPIPPPGSRQKRTWLRKLRRLRSRLRAGSRDSPNSLKETPGPAPVMMKGVKPSKGMGRGRGFARVRKGPITPGTPGTFHSKGRGRGLLNYLNREDFSLMDAPAPAPSSHPPPLLGFDSHFHPDRCGWYSKRKGKSVVTKHPVEIVGGVLNFCDPEFFMDPGFLSRVLAHSPPYNKRDGSWRLAVGIHPKQASQYTEDQWQRLVALLQSPLVVGVSELGFDFSVNSQWWPDQEALFLRLLGQGTQGRVLILHLRGDSKNNTAYAAHTLARRLLAKHCSPLQRIHIHNFSSDALQAGKWIAAFPYCYFGIAGMAAYFTTEQIQGLRAVPADRLILETDAPHLPPRPDMTVTSPESLGDVGAVVANLRGQPLATIMAQATYNAKLLYGLLG is encoded by the coding sequence ATGGATGAGCTAGAACTCCACGCCGAGTCAACCTTCGAGGTGGAAATGGACACCCGGCCCCCCTCTACCCCCCCAGAGGCTATCCCTCCAGAGGCTGCCTGGCAAGCAGAAATAGATGCACGGATGGGCCCAATCCCGCCCCCTGGCAGTAGACAAAAACGTACGTGGCTCCGTAAGTTGCGTCGATTACGGAGTCGGTTAAGGGCAGGGTCCAGGGATTCCCCTAATTCCCTAAAGGAAACTCCCGGTCCTGCCCCTGTCATGATGAAGGGCGTTAAGCCATCCAAAGGaatggggagggggagagggttCGCAAGGGTCCGCAAGGGTCCCATAACACCCGGCACGCCCGGTACTTTCCATAGTaaggggagagggaggggtCTCTTGAATTACCTCAACCGAGAAGATTTCTCTTTAATGGATGCCCCCGCCCCTGCTCCGAGCTCCCACCCCCCGCCTCTACTAGGGTTTGATAGCCATTTTCACCCAGACAGGTGTGGTTGGTACAGtaagagaaaggggaagagCGTGGTGACAAAGCACCCGGTAGAGATAGTCGGAGGGGTCCTGAACTTCTGTGACCCAGAGTTCTTTATGGACCCCGGCTTTCTTTCCCGGGTGCTGGCTCACAGCCCCCCATACAACAAGAGGGACGGGAGCTGGAGATTAGCAGTAGGGATACACCCTAAACAGGCCTCACAGTACACCGAAGATCAGTGGCAGCGTTTGGTTGCCCTACTTCAAAGCCCCTTGGTTGTAGGCGTAAGCGAACTGGGCTTTGACTTCTCTGTCAACTCCCAGTGGTGGCCTGACCAGGAAGCGCTCTTTCTGCGACTTCTTGGTCAGGGCACCCAAGGGAGGGTCCTTATCCTTCACCTAAGGGGTGATTCGAAGAATAATACCGCGTACGCGGCGCACACTTTGGCCCGCCGGCTTCTTGCAAAGCACTGCTCCCCACTCCAAAGGATACACATCCATAACTTCTCCAGCGATGCTTTGCAAGCCGGGAAATGGATCGCTGCCTTTCCATATTGCTATTTCGGTATTGCCGGGATGGCAGCGTACTTCACAACAGAACAAATTCAAGGCCTTAGGGCCGTCCCCGCGGATCGGCTAATTCTGGAGACCGATGCTCCGCATCTCCCTCCTCGCCCGGACATGACGGTGACTTCACCTGAAAGCCTGGGTGATGTGGGGGCGGTGGTAGCCAACCTGCGGGGGCAGCCCTTGGCCACTATAATGGCCCAAGCCACATACAATGCAAAACTACTGTATGGCCTGTTAGGGTAA
- the LOC135155469 gene encoding serine/arginine repetitive matrix protein 5-like — protein sequence MPRTRDYEYYSSSSSSDESSHTNDRHHRWRNERKVSHRYNNRLDSSERRNPRLMEDRDHSPQRSRHYRNARGNAVSRDGRQGEEHNYKRHRDYIDRSRSRRNRRDRSISPRHDYRGDNCYSSETPLRGECDRHRYDSSRTDHHHRSPLRRSGRSRRESPSKHRDHHYNYYDNQYNLPLRGRGDYHDYDYRRHDPSPPRRGRRYESPHYYRDDYDYYDRNESPIRRRGDDRESHSHRYRNRNRSPSPYEERRRGEGYRRDPPRESFYDSRVRGWDTRSPSPIRRSRSPYEERKDDGFSRYPPRESFYDLSRWDARSPSSVRYSEWKGKDHRQSSPRRSFRDPHHRRNTPSPSPVHSRVSTEYPSTSHSRVRSKDEGNPGSPSRSSHGHRRRESWSPSFSHHSDSDGYPSASSSFEEWTIEDYKRLTPQSFHERSRDIRSSSSVHLQDNNDGYQSDSCRLVASSPTYENCETIDNNMPSAANTFSLKHIRVTPDSVEYKGPSGENFPPPFKARTKDTEESEVEVTTQSLKHRSIEQRIHVLEDKMDFVLNRLQILNALESSVEDLATQISKLEQLIRTSQESKGSLRTTPESIENQTSLSQPNSSPVLTKSSEESISCNGCERLDPNELSDLYADKLVSIETEEDRGNDMGSEEWVRPRSQYVRTNTHSLPLFQVHIT from the coding sequence atgcCGAGGACACGGGACTATGAATATTATAGTTCGAGTTCCTCCAGCGATGAATCCTCCCACACAAATGACAGGCACCATCGCTGGCGGAATGAACGTAAAGTCTCTCATAGATATAATAATCGTTTGGATTCCTCTGAAAGAAGGAATCCTAGGTTGATGGAAGATCGTGATCATTCCCCTCAACGTTCACGGCATTACCGCAATGCTCGTGGCAATGCAGTAAGTCGTGACGGCAGACAAGGGGAAGAACATAATTATAAGCGACATAGGGACTATATTGACAGATCCCGTTCGCGCCGCAATCGGAGAGATCGCTCTATTTCCCCACGACACGATTATAGGGGAGATAATTGCTATTCTAGCGAGACTCCATTGCGAGGCGAATGCGATCGTCATCGCTATGACTCGTCAAGAACAGATCATCATCATAGGTCTCCCCTCCGTCGCAGTGGTAGGTCACGTCGTGAGTCCCCATCAAAACATCGGGATCATCATTATAACTATTATGATAATCAATACAATCTTCCACTGCGAGGCCGAGGTGATTACCATGATTATGATTACCGAAGACACGATCCATCTCCTCCACGTCGTGGGAGACGTTACGAATCCCCACACTACTATAgggatgattatgattattacgATCGTAACGAATCTCCAATCCGACGTAGGGGCGATGATCGCGAATCCCATTCACATAGATATCGAAACCGAAATCGATCTCCATCACCTTATGAAGAAAGACGGAGGGGTGAAGGTTATAGGCGGGATCCCCCGAGAGaatcattttatgattcaaggGTGCGAGGATGGGATACTCGCTCCCCTTCACCTATTCGTCGTTCTCGATCACCATATGAAGAACGGAAGGATGACGGCTTTAGTCGGTATCCTCCTCGAGAATCATTTTATGATTTAAGTAGGTGGGATGCTCGCTCTCCTTCATCCGTTCGTTACTCAGAATGGAAGGGTAAAGACCACAGGCAGTCTTCCCCTCGAAGATCATTTCGTGATCCTCATCATCGGCGGAATACTCCCTCTCCTTCACCCGTCCATTCTCGAGTAAGCACCGAGTACCCTAGCACATCACATTCCCGGGTAAGATCGAAAGATGAAGGAAACCCTGGTTCACCCTCTCGATCCTCTCATGGTCATCGAAGGCGTGAGTCTTGGTCCCCTTCATTTTCTCATCATTCAGACAGCGATGGGTACCCAAGTGCTTCTTCATCTTTTGAAGAATGGACAATTGAAGATTATAAACGGCTAACCCCGCAATCATTCCATGAGCGTTCGAGGGATATTCGTTCATCTTCATCTGTCCATCTTCAAGATAATAATGATGGATACCAGAGTGATAGTTGCAGATTAGTGGCATCCTCTCCAACATATGAAAATTGTGAAACCATAGACAATAATATGCCCTCTGCCGCTAATACTTTCTCACTCAAGCATATCAGGGTTACCCCAGATTCAGTAGAATACAAGGGACCTAGCGGGGAAAACTTTCCCCCTCCCTTTAAGGCTCGAACCAAAGATACTGAGGAATCTGAAGTAGAAGTTACTACTCAGTCTCTTAAACATAGGTCAATTGAACAACGAATTCATGTTTTGGAAGACAAGATGGACTTCGTGCTTAATCGTCTACAAATCCTTAATGCCCTGGAGTCCTCTGTCGAAGACCTAGccactcagatttccaaacttgaGCAACTAATACGAACTTCACAAGAATCAAAGGGTTCCCTTAGAACTACTCCTGAGTCTATAGAGAATCAGACCTCTCTCAGCCAACCTAACTCCTCCCCAGTCTTGACAAAATCCTCAGAGGAGAGTATTTCATGTAATGGATGTGAGAGGCTTGATCCTAATGAACTCAGTGACCTATATGCTGATAAATTAGTATCCATCGAAACTGAAGAAGATCGGGGAAACGATATGGGATCGGAGGAATGGGTCCGACCCCGATCCCAATATGTAAGGACCAACACCCACTCTCTCCCCCTGTTTCAAGTTCACATCACATAA